The Sneathiella sp. P13V-1 nucleotide sequence ATTGCGACGGATATAGGCGATAATCGCTTCATCCATTTTATCGCCGCCGACACGAACACTTTTCGAATAAACGATACCGCCCAAGGACAGAACCGCAACCTCAGTAGTACCGCCGCCAATATCAACCACCATGGAACCAGTAGGCTCTGTCACTGGAAGGCCTGCACCGATAGCGGCAGCCATTGGCTCTTCAATCAAGAAAACCTCACGTGCTCCCGCCGCCATAGCGGAGTCTCTAATCGCCTTACGCTCAACAGCAGTGGAGCCTGATGGCACACAGATAATGATCAATGGCCGCGCAAAGCTGCTGCGATTGTGCACTTTATGGATGAAGTGCTTGATCATTTCTTCGGCAATTTCAAAATCGGCGATCACGCCATCACGAAGCGGACGAATGGCTTCGATATTTCCTGGTGTACGGCCCAGCATCATTTTGGCTTCGTCACCAACGGCGAGGACTTGTTTCTTACCTTGGCGGTGAATAATGGCCACAACGGATGGCTCATTCAGGACGATCCCTCTCCCCTTGACATAGACCAGTGTATTCGCCGTACCAAGGTCGATGGCCATGTCTGCTGATAGCATCCCGAGCATTTTGGAAAACATTAAATTGCCTCACTCATTCCAATCAAGGGCAGCTCCTGCCCTTTGAAATCATTTCCCCAACCGTTTTACTTGACTGAGCAGTTAGTGGTTCCCCCAT carries:
- a CDS encoding rod shape-determining protein; this encodes MFSKMLGMLSADMAIDLGTANTLVYVKGRGIVLNEPSVVAIIHRQGKKQVLAVGDEAKMMLGRTPGNIEAIRPLRDGVIADFEIAEEMIKHFIHKVHNRSSFARPLIIICVPSGSTAVERKAIRDSAMAAGAREVFLIEEPMAAAIGAGLPVTEPTGSMVVDIGGGTTEVAVLSLGGIVYSKSVRVGGDKMDEAIIAYIRRNHNLLIGESSAERIKKTIGSACSPEDGNGETIEVKGRDLMNGVPKELVISQRQIAESLAEPVGAIVEAVKVALEHTAPELAADIVDKGIVLTGGGGLLGNFDHVLRHATGLPVSIADEPLSCVAIGTGRALEEIKALRGVLSGEE